A part of Saimiri boliviensis isolate mSaiBol1 chromosome 13, mSaiBol1.pri, whole genome shotgun sequence genomic DNA contains:
- the PNOC gene encoding prepronociceptin isoform X1 — translation MAVLTTVLLPVCSSTCFLLLLLSCTMKVLLCDLLLLSVFSTVFSSCQRDCLTCQEKLRPALDGFDLELCILQCEEKVFPSPLWTPCTKVMARSSWQLSPAAPEHVAAALYQPRASEMQHLRRMPRVQSLFQEPEEPEPGMEEAAEMQQKQLQKRFGGFTGARKSARKLANQKRFSEFMRQYLVLSMQSSQRRRTLHQNGVQVIPQTACVQPQTCRLGTRIPSSPRH, via the exons ATGGCTGTACTCACTACCGTGCTCCTTCCTGTGTGTTCCAGCACCTgcttcctgctccttctcctctcctgcaCCATGAAAGTCCTGCTTTGTGACCTTCTGCTGCTCAGCGTCTTCTCCACTGTGTTCAGCAGTTGTCAGAGGGACTGTCTCACATGCCAGGAGAAGCTCCGCCCAGCCCTGGATGGCTTCGACCTGGAG CTGTGCATCCTCCAGTGTGAAGAGAAGGTCTTCCCCAGCCCCCTCTGGACTCCATGCACCAAGGTCATGGCCAGGAGCTCCTGGCAGCTCAGCCCGGCCGCCCCAGAGCACGTGGCAGCTGCTCTCTACCAGCCCAGAGCCTCAGAGATGCAGCATCTGCGGCGAATGCCCCGTGTCCAGAGCCTGTTCCAGGAGCCTGAAGAGCCCGAACCTGGCATGGAGGAGGCTGCCGAGATGCAGCAGAAGCAGCTGCAGAAGAGATTTGGGGGCTTCACTGGGGCCCGAAAGTCGGCCCGGAAGTTGGCCAACCAGAAGCGGTTCAGTGAGTTTATGAGGCAGTACCTGGTCCTGAGCATGCAGTCCAGCCAGCGCCGGCGCACCCTGCACCAGAATG GCGTCCAGGTGATCCCCCAAACAGCATGTGTCCAGCCCCAGACCTGCCGCCTGGGAACCAGGATTCCTTCTTCCCCAAGGCACTGA
- the PNOC gene encoding prepronociceptin isoform X2 has protein sequence MAVLTTVLLPVCSSTCFLLLLLSCTMKVLLCDLLLLSVFSTVFSSCQRDCLTCQEKLRPALDGFDLELCILQCEEKVFPSPLWTPCTKVMARSSWQLSPAAPEHVAAALYQPRASEMQHLRRMPRVQSLFQEPEEPEPGMEEAAEMQQKQLQKRFGGFTGARKSARKLANQKRFSEFMRQYLVLSMQSSQRRRTLHQNGNV, from the exons ATGGCTGTACTCACTACCGTGCTCCTTCCTGTGTGTTCCAGCACCTgcttcctgctccttctcctctcctgcaCCATGAAAGTCCTGCTTTGTGACCTTCTGCTGCTCAGCGTCTTCTCCACTGTGTTCAGCAGTTGTCAGAGGGACTGTCTCACATGCCAGGAGAAGCTCCGCCCAGCCCTGGATGGCTTCGACCTGGAG CTGTGCATCCTCCAGTGTGAAGAGAAGGTCTTCCCCAGCCCCCTCTGGACTCCATGCACCAAGGTCATGGCCAGGAGCTCCTGGCAGCTCAGCCCGGCCGCCCCAGAGCACGTGGCAGCTGCTCTCTACCAGCCCAGAGCCTCAGAGATGCAGCATCTGCGGCGAATGCCCCGTGTCCAGAGCCTGTTCCAGGAGCCTGAAGAGCCCGAACCTGGCATGGAGGAGGCTGCCGAGATGCAGCAGAAGCAGCTGCAGAAGAGATTTGGGGGCTTCACTGGGGCCCGAAAGTCGGCCCGGAAGTTGGCCAACCAGAAGCGGTTCAGTGAGTTTATGAGGCAGTACCTGGTCCTGAGCATGCAGTCCAGCCAGCGCCGGCGCACCCTGCACCAGAATGGTAATGTGTAG